One Pantoea trifolii DNA segment encodes these proteins:
- a CDS encoding Ig-like domain-containing protein, which yields MSTAYDPMLPGFENWVNTPYQYWKSNAPDAKDGIVELVINGKKFTSKIDANGDWEFQLPLQLAEGGHNLSIRYVDLAGNYGDVYQTRINVDLSAPDKPGITRIMDDVGSVKGPVGDKGFTDDRKPTISGYAEPDSIVRVYSNGFLLGSVQAAKNGQWTMEPKLRDGEQRIYVTATDRFGQVSEDSDVFTLFVNVPTINKPQLLEVYDNYGLETGVIKHGESTDDLRPSLRGNAPVGAESVHIYVKGKRVGIAPVENGKWAWEASSDVLHYGKNSITLRSQNSRGELSQPTAAFDVIAVAPTTVKIEYAWDNFGDAQGKLASGADTDDLTPAFSGSAEAHSIVYLHARHQNGSWSLKGSAVADANGFWNIEVAKLTNGNGVYDFQASNSTSYNGKSGEFSLQINTYVQPVIESAYDNNGLKQGTIQNGGRTDDLTPTLKGHASAGAIVYIHVKYESGAWWVSGSTKADAKGEWSYDMPQLPYHSNYDFQASGSTVRDPKASTFTLYAGPDAQIAPVIDYLIDNNGLKQGTIQNGGRTDDLTPTLKGHASAGAIVYIHVKYESGAWWVSGSTKADAKGEWSYDMPQLPYHSNYDFQASGSTVRDPKASTFTLYAGPDAQIAPVIDTAYDNNGKLQGTIQNGGRTDDLTPTLKGHASAGAIVYVHTKHENGKWWISGSTNANAKGEWAYDMPQLTTYGTYTFQVSGSAVRDPSSAFLSLYAAPDSRIVPVIVTAHDNNGLLQGNIVNGGRTDDLTPTLKGYTSANSTVYIHARHDNGKWWVSGSTKANANGEWTFTTPQLTSYGTHDFQVSGSTVRDPNAAMFTFDAKPDSFASKMNEISSDYLADLIAASNQKSVVNMVKISSGNTLNINVSDILSAGSKDLFIQDGKTQLVVKGNKNDVIKLDDLLGNGIDEGDWHRQKGKVSVAGLKYQVYSHDGLDVELLVQQGVKIDLI from the coding sequence ATGTCAACTGCCTATGATCCTATGTTGCCTGGTTTTGAAAACTGGGTTAATACGCCCTATCAATACTGGAAATCTAATGCTCCCGATGCTAAGGATGGCATCGTCGAGCTCGTTATTAATGGGAAAAAATTCACTTCAAAAATAGACGCTAATGGCGATTGGGAATTTCAGTTGCCACTGCAATTAGCTGAAGGTGGCCATAATCTTTCCATTCGCTATGTTGATCTCGCCGGGAACTATGGCGATGTTTATCAGACACGCATTAATGTCGATCTTAGCGCACCGGATAAGCCGGGTATTACGCGCATTATGGATGATGTTGGGAGCGTTAAGGGGCCCGTAGGAGACAAGGGATTTACTGATGACCGTAAACCGACGATTTCTGGCTATGCCGAGCCAGACAGTATTGTTCGTGTGTACAGCAATGGCTTCCTGTTGGGTAGTGTACAGGCGGCGAAAAATGGCCAGTGGACAATGGAACCTAAATTGCGTGATGGCGAACAACGCATCTACGTCACCGCTACCGATCGTTTTGGCCAGGTCAGTGAAGATTCTGATGTCTTCACGCTGTTTGTAAATGTACCCACCATCAATAAACCTCAATTGCTGGAGGTGTATGACAATTACGGCCTGGAAACCGGTGTCATCAAACATGGTGAGAGCACGGATGATCTTCGTCCATCATTGCGAGGTAATGCGCCAGTTGGCGCCGAATCCGTTCATATTTATGTCAAAGGAAAACGCGTTGGTATTGCTCCGGTTGAGAATGGAAAGTGGGCTTGGGAAGCAAGCTCAGATGTACTGCACTATGGCAAAAACAGCATTACTCTGCGTTCGCAGAATAGTCGAGGTGAATTAAGCCAGCCAACCGCAGCGTTTGACGTGATTGCAGTTGCCCCCACTACGGTGAAGATTGAGTATGCATGGGATAATTTTGGTGATGCACAGGGTAAACTCGCTTCTGGTGCTGATACCGATGATTTAACCCCAGCCTTTAGTGGCAGTGCTGAAGCTCACAGTATTGTCTACCTTCATGCGCGTCATCAGAATGGCAGTTGGTCCCTCAAAGGCAGTGCCGTAGCCGATGCAAACGGATTCTGGAATATTGAAGTAGCCAAACTGACTAACGGCAATGGCGTCTATGATTTTCAGGCATCCAACTCAACAAGTTATAACGGTAAGAGTGGCGAATTCTCTCTCCAGATCAATACATATGTGCAACCCGTCATTGAATCTGCCTACGACAACAATGGTCTGAAACAGGGCACCATCCAGAATGGTGGCCGAACCGACGACCTGACGCCAACCCTGAAAGGGCATGCCTCTGCGGGCGCGATTGTCTACATTCATGTGAAGTATGAAAGCGGCGCATGGTGGGTAAGCGGCAGTACGAAAGCGGATGCCAAAGGTGAATGGTCATATGATATGCCGCAGTTGCCTTACCACAGCAACTACGATTTCCAGGCATCCGGCAGCACGGTACGCGATCCAAAAGCGTCGACTTTCACGCTGTATGCGGGTCCAGACGCGCAGATTGCGCCGGTCATTGATTACCTCATCGACAACAACGGGCTGAAACAGGGCACTATCCAGAATGGTGGTCGAACCGACGACCTGACGCCAACCCTGAAAGGGCATGCCTCTGCGGGCGCGATTGTCTACATTCATGTGAAGTATGAAAGCGGCGCATGGTGGGTAAGCGGCAGTACGAAAGCGGATGCCAAAGGTGAATGGTCATATGATATGCCGCAGTTGCCTTACCACAGCAACTACGATTTCCAGGCATCCGGCAGCACGGTACGCGATCCAAAAGCGTCGACTTTCACGCTGTATGCGGGTCCAGACGCGCAGATTGCGCCGGTCATTGATACCGCATATGACAACAATGGTAAGCTTCAGGGCACCATCCAGAATGGTGGCCGAACCGACGACCTGACGCCAACCCTGAAAGGGCATGCCTCTGCTGGCGCGATTGTGTACGTTCATACTAAGCATGAAAACGGCAAATGGTGGATAAGTGGCAGCACGAACGCCAACGCCAAAGGAGAGTGGGCATATGATATGCCGCAGTTGACTACCTACGGCACCTACACATTCCAGGTATCCGGCAGTGCGGTACGTGATCCAAGCTCCGCCTTTCTCTCGCTGTATGCAGCGCCTGACAGCAGGATTGTCCCGGTCATTGTTACCGCCCATGACAACAATGGTCTGCTCCAGGGCAATATTGTGAATGGTGGCCGTACTGATGATCTGACGCCAACCCTGAAAGGCTATACATCGGCTAATAGCACCGTCTACATTCATGCCAGACATGACAACGGCAAATGGTGGGTCAGTGGCAGTACCAAAGCTAACGCCAATGGCGAATGGACATTTACTACACCGCAGCTCACCTCCTACGGCACGCACGATTTCCAGGTATCCGGTAGCACGGTACGTGATCCTAACGCGGCTATGTTCACCTTTGACGCTAAACCCGATAGCTTTGCATCCAAAATGAATGAAATTTCATCCGATTACTTAGCTGACTTAATCGCAGCCAGCAACCAAAAATCGGTAGTGAATATGGTCAAAATCAGCTCTGGGAATACGCTCAACATTAATGTCAGTGACATCCTAAGTGCGGGTAGCAAAGATCTCTTTATTCAGGATGGAAAAACGCAATTGGTGGTGAAAGGAAACAAAAATGATGTCATTAAGCTAGATGACTTATTAGGCAATGGCATTGATGAAGGTGATTGGCATCGCCAAAAGGGTAAGGTGTCAGTGGCTGGTTTGAAATATCAGGTATACAGCCACGACGGTTTGGATGTGGAATTGCTGGTACAACAGGGCGTGAAAATCGATCTGATTTAA
- a CDS encoding amidohydrolase, with protein MKTLSDLVNARIPQMQAWRRDLHHFAESGWLEFRTATLVAEELHRLGYQLKLGREVIDADSRMGLPSAEVLVQQEARALEQGALPQWIKHFSGGFCGVVATLETGRPGPVMGFRVDMDALDQNESRAADHLPTREGFASCNPGMMHACGHDGHTTIGLALAGVLMEMKAQLSGTIKLIFQPAEEGVRGAKAMVAAGVVDDVDLFTAIHLGTGVPAGEIVCGSDSFLATTKLDVNFTGVGAHAGGKPEEGRNALLAAAQATLALHNLPQHSGGVARVNVGVLQAGTGRNVVPDCALMKVETRGVSNQVNDDIYQQALRVIAGAAAMYGVEYEVKLMGGARSCTPSPPWVAFIHQQAETLGIFTSVVDTKQQAAGSEDATYMLERVQQRGGQSSYVIFGCDLAAGHHNAKFDFDEAIMATAVQTLATLALNQAQFGGQR; from the coding sequence ATGAAAACCCTTTCTGACCTCGTCAACGCGCGCATCCCGCAGATGCAGGCCTGGCGACGCGATCTGCACCACTTTGCCGAATCGGGCTGGCTGGAGTTCCGCACCGCCACGTTGGTGGCTGAAGAGCTGCATCGTCTTGGTTATCAACTCAAGCTGGGCCGCGAGGTGATCGATGCCGACTCGCGCATGGGATTGCCCTCTGCTGAGGTGCTGGTGCAGCAGGAAGCGCGCGCGCTGGAGCAAGGCGCGCTGCCGCAGTGGATTAAGCACTTCTCCGGCGGATTTTGTGGCGTGGTCGCCACGCTGGAAACCGGTCGTCCTGGCCCGGTAATGGGTTTCCGCGTGGATATGGATGCGCTCGATCAGAACGAAAGCCGCGCCGCCGATCATCTGCCAACGCGCGAAGGCTTTGCCTCCTGCAATCCCGGCATGATGCACGCCTGCGGCCACGACGGCCACACCACCATCGGCCTGGCGCTGGCGGGCGTGTTGATGGAGATGAAAGCGCAGCTGAGCGGCACCATCAAACTCATTTTCCAGCCCGCCGAAGAAGGCGTGCGCGGGGCGAAAGCGATGGTCGCGGCCGGTGTGGTGGATGATGTCGATCTGTTCACCGCCATCCATCTTGGTACTGGCGTGCCCGCTGGAGAAATCGTCTGTGGCAGCGACAGCTTCCTCGCCACCACCAAACTCGACGTCAATTTTACCGGCGTCGGCGCGCACGCCGGTGGCAAACCGGAAGAGGGTCGCAACGCCCTGCTGGCCGCGGCGCAGGCTACGCTGGCGCTGCACAATCTGCCGCAGCACAGCGGCGGCGTGGCGCGCGTTAACGTCGGCGTATTGCAAGCCGGAACCGGACGCAACGTGGTGCCCGACTGCGCGCTGATGAAGGTGGAAACGCGCGGCGTCAGCAATCAGGTTAACGACGATATCTATCAGCAGGCGCTGCGCGTGATTGCCGGTGCGGCGGCGATGTACGGCGTCGAATATGAGGTCAAGCTGATGGGCGGCGCGCGCAGCTGCACGCCGAGCCCGCCGTGGGTGGCGTTCATCCACCAGCAGGCCGAAACGCTGGGCATTTTTACCTCAGTGGTCGATACGAAACAGCAGGCGGCGGGCTCGGAAGATGCCACTTACATGCTGGAGCGCGTGCAGCAGCGCGGCGGCCAATCCTCCTACGTGATTTTCGGTTGCGATCTGGCGGCAGGCCATCACAACGCGAAGTTCGATTTCGACGAAGCGATCATGGCGACCGCCGTACAGACGCTGGCGACGCTGGCCCTCAATCAAGCGCAGTTTGGAGGCCAGCGATGA
- a CDS encoding LysR family transcriptional regulator translates to MSANLKLHQLRAFVDVARQGSIRAASRLSGLSQPALTKAIQELELALGARLFERRQQGVTLTDIGDNFFKHASLILEELRVAQEDIQQRLGLAGGRVNIGVGGSIARTVMPQVINQFHREYPLVKVRIVEGQLVSMVHELRQGELDFTINTYDKNHLDQELVFERLMERDYQVVMRKGHPMAHARTLAELQHCDWTMPTPQGSYYRLLHDLFGERGMAPKIVVTCETFMACTSLVAQSDFVSIISRDVIEDPTHGGQLISLELDEPLPKATFYLIQRKDTALTPMSAYMAQLFRRYCQQR, encoded by the coding sequence ATGTCTGCCAATCTCAAACTTCATCAGCTGCGCGCGTTTGTTGACGTGGCGCGTCAGGGCAGCATCCGTGCCGCCAGCCGCTTGTCCGGGCTTTCACAGCCTGCGCTGACCAAAGCGATTCAGGAGCTGGAGCTGGCGCTGGGCGCGCGCCTGTTCGAGCGGCGACAGCAGGGCGTTACGCTGACCGATATCGGTGATAACTTTTTTAAGCATGCCAGCCTGATACTGGAAGAGTTGCGGGTGGCGCAGGAAGATATTCAGCAGCGGCTGGGATTAGCCGGCGGGCGCGTCAACATCGGCGTGGGCGGCAGTATTGCGCGCACCGTTATGCCGCAGGTGATCAATCAATTTCATCGCGAGTATCCGCTGGTTAAGGTGCGAATTGTTGAAGGTCAGCTGGTTTCGATGGTGCATGAACTGCGCCAGGGCGAACTGGATTTCACCATCAATACCTACGATAAAAATCATCTCGATCAGGAATTGGTGTTTGAACGGCTGATGGAGCGTGATTATCAGGTGGTGATGCGCAAAGGGCATCCGATGGCGCACGCGCGCACGCTGGCCGAGCTGCAACACTGCGACTGGACCATGCCGACGCCGCAGGGCAGCTATTATCGGCTGCTGCACGATCTGTTTGGCGAGCGCGGCATGGCACCGAAAATCGTCGTCACCTGCGAGACCTTTATGGCCTGCACCAGCCTGGTGGCGCAGAGCGATTTCGTCAGCATTATTTCGCGCGATGTGATTGAAGACCCGACGCACGGCGGCCAGCTGATCTCCCTCGAGCTCGACGAACCCTTACCGAAAGCCACTTTCTACCTTATCCAGCGCAAAGACACCGCGCTGACACCGATGAGCGCCTACATGGCGCAGCTGTTTCGGCGCTACTGTCAGCAAAGGTAA
- the abgT gene encoding p-aminobenzoyl-glutamate transporter, whose translation MEVTTENRSPGKLFSWIERVGNKVPNPFLLFVYLIVVLMVATAILSSLDVAVKNPANGELVRVNNLLSVAGIQWILPNIIKNFSGFTPLGSILALVIGAGLAEKVGLLQSLMVKMASRVSRRYASYMVLFIAFFSHISSDAALVVMPPLGALIFLAVGRHPVAGLMAAIAGVASGFTANLLIVTTDVLLSGISSEAAKAVSDTVHVSVIDNWYFMASSVIVLTIAGALLTDKFVEPRLPAWNGGNNDRLPPLTALENRGLKAAGIAALVFIALMALLVVPEHAPLRNPKTGGIIPSPFIQGIVPIIILFFFVVAIAYGAVTKQIRHADDIPQLLVDPMKSMAGFIVMVFPLSQFVAFFNWSNMGKFMAIGLTDVLESAGISGAPAFMGLMFLSAFLCMFIASGSAIWSILAPVFVPMFMLLGFHPAFAQMIFRIADSAVLPLAPMSPFLPLFLGFLQRYQKDAQLGTYYVLIFPYPLVFFTTWIVLLLAWYALGLPIGPGVYPSLH comes from the coding sequence ATGGAAGTGACCACGGAGAACCGCAGCCCCGGAAAGCTGTTTAGCTGGATTGAACGCGTCGGCAACAAAGTGCCGAATCCATTCTTACTGTTCGTCTATTTGATCGTGGTGCTGATGGTGGCCACCGCCATACTCAGCAGCCTCGACGTGGCGGTGAAAAATCCGGCCAACGGCGAACTGGTGCGGGTAAACAACCTGCTAAGCGTCGCCGGGATTCAGTGGATCCTGCCCAACATCATCAAAAACTTCAGCGGCTTTACGCCGTTGGGATCGATTCTGGCGCTGGTGATTGGTGCGGGCCTGGCGGAAAAAGTCGGCCTGCTGCAATCACTGATGGTAAAAATGGCGTCGCGTGTGAGTCGTCGCTACGCCAGCTACATGGTGCTGTTTATCGCCTTCTTCAGCCACATTTCGTCCGATGCCGCGCTGGTGGTGATGCCGCCGCTCGGCGCGCTGATCTTCCTCGCGGTGGGACGCCATCCGGTGGCGGGATTGATGGCGGCGATTGCCGGCGTGGCGTCCGGTTTTACCGCCAACCTGCTGATTGTCACCACCGATGTGCTGCTGTCCGGCATCAGTAGCGAAGCCGCCAAAGCGGTGAGCGATACCGTCCACGTTAGCGTGATCGACAACTGGTACTTTATGGCCAGCTCGGTGATTGTGCTGACCATCGCCGGTGCGCTACTGACCGACAAGTTTGTCGAGCCGCGCCTGCCCGCGTGGAACGGCGGCAACAACGATCGCCTGCCGCCGCTCACTGCGCTGGAGAATCGCGGCCTGAAAGCTGCCGGTATCGCCGCGCTGGTGTTTATCGCGCTGATGGCGCTGCTGGTGGTGCCGGAACACGCGCCGCTGCGCAATCCGAAAACCGGCGGTATCATTCCGTCGCCGTTTATTCAGGGCATTGTGCCGATCATCATCCTGTTCTTCTTTGTGGTAGCGATTGCCTATGGCGCGGTGACAAAGCAGATTCGCCACGCGGATGATATCCCGCAGCTGCTGGTGGATCCGATGAAGAGCATGGCGGGCTTTATTGTGATGGTGTTTCCGCTGTCGCAGTTTGTTGCCTTCTTCAACTGGAGCAACATGGGCAAGTTCATGGCTATCGGCCTGACCGATGTGCTGGAAAGCGCGGGCATTAGCGGTGCACCGGCGTTTATGGGCTTGATGTTCCTCTCGGCGTTCCTGTGCATGTTTATCGCCAGCGGCTCAGCCATCTGGTCGATTCTGGCACCGGTATTTGTGCCGATGTTTATGCTGCTGGGCTTCCATCCGGCGTTTGCGCAGATGATTTTCCGCATCGCCGATTCTGCGGTGTTGCCGCTGGCACCGATGTCGCCGTTCCTGCCGCTGTTCCTCGGCTTTCTGCAGCGCTATCAAAAAGATGCACAGCTGGGCACCTATTACGTGCTGATCTTCCCCTATCCGCTGGTGTTCTTCACCACCTGGATTGTGCTGCTGCTGGCGTGGTATGCGCTCGGTTTACCGATCGGTCCGGGCGTCTATCCGAGCCTGCACTAA
- a CDS encoding MFS transporter: MTTITSTGMANDHISADRRTLAGRIDALPSSAGLWRFITLLALGGFFELYDLFETGYISSGLVAAGVFHTGSAGVFGVADQAAFASATFLGLFVGASLLAPYADRFGRRLTFMCALAWYGAFSLLMAFQQSAEMIILFRFLVGIGLGVELVTIDTYLSEWVPAHLRSRAFAFSFFIQFLSVPAVALMSWWLVPQTILSLEGWRWVVIAGAVCSLVIWLIRKNLPESARWLAQQGRHQEAHQVLSAMEKRCGISSPLPPLVGEGRDGGQFAPEQPKQGRFSEIWAPAYRKRTLMLVVMNFFQAIGFFGFGNWLPALLSGKGATVTHSLLYAFFITLAYPLGSLICSRYADKLENKWQIVFSSLMTVVFGTLFAFMTNPVLMIICGFLITYSNAWLTYSYHAYQTEIFPTHIRARAVGFCYSFSRLSTVFSSILIGIILQYAGSQGVIAFIVLSMLMVMLSVGIYGPKTRGMDLENI, translated from the coding sequence ATGACAACAATCACGTCGACAGGGATGGCGAACGACCACATCAGTGCGGATCGCCGCACCTTAGCCGGGCGCATTGATGCGCTGCCCTCTTCTGCCGGTCTGTGGCGCTTTATCACGCTACTGGCGCTGGGCGGCTTCTTTGAGCTCTACGATCTGTTTGAAACCGGCTACATCAGCTCCGGCCTGGTGGCGGCGGGCGTGTTTCATACCGGTTCTGCCGGCGTGTTCGGCGTCGCCGATCAGGCGGCATTTGCCTCCGCGACTTTCCTTGGCCTGTTTGTCGGCGCGAGTTTGCTTGCGCCCTACGCCGACCGTTTTGGCCGCCGCCTGACCTTTATGTGCGCGCTGGCGTGGTACGGCGCGTTTTCGCTGCTGATGGCGTTCCAGCAAAGCGCGGAGATGATCATCCTGTTCCGCTTCCTGGTCGGCATTGGCCTTGGCGTCGAGCTGGTGACCATCGATACCTATCTTTCCGAATGGGTACCGGCGCATCTGCGCAGCCGCGCGTTCGCCTTCTCCTTCTTTATCCAGTTCCTGTCGGTACCGGCGGTGGCGCTGATGTCGTGGTGGCTGGTGCCGCAAACCATTCTCAGCCTTGAAGGCTGGCGCTGGGTGGTGATTGCCGGTGCGGTCTGCTCGCTGGTGATCTGGCTGATTCGTAAAAATCTGCCGGAATCCGCGCGCTGGCTGGCACAACAAGGACGGCATCAGGAAGCGCATCAGGTTTTGAGCGCGATGGAAAAGCGCTGTGGTATTTCTTCTCCCCTTCCCCCACTGGTGGGGGAAGGCCGGGATGGGGGACAGTTCGCACCTGAGCAACCTAAGCAAGGGCGTTTCAGTGAGATTTGGGCACCCGCCTATCGCAAGCGCACGCTGATGCTGGTGGTGATGAACTTCTTTCAGGCGATTGGCTTTTTTGGCTTCGGCAACTGGCTGCCCGCGCTGCTGTCGGGCAAAGGCGCGACCGTCACGCATAGCCTGCTGTATGCGTTTTTCATTACGCTGGCCTACCCGCTCGGCTCGCTGATTTGCAGTCGCTACGCCGACAAGCTCGAGAACAAATGGCAGATCGTGTTTTCATCGCTGATGACGGTGGTGTTCGGCACGCTGTTTGCGTTTATGACCAATCCGGTGCTGATGATCATCTGCGGCTTCCTGATCACCTACAGCAACGCGTGGCTGACCTATAGCTATCACGCTTATCAGACCGAGATTTTCCCGACGCACATTCGCGCCCGCGCGGTGGGTTTCTGCTACTCGTTTAGCCGCCTGTCGACGGTGTTCAGCAGTATTTTGATTGGCATTATTTTGCAGTATGCCGGCAGCCAGGGCGTGATCGCCTTTATCGTGCTGAGTATGTTGATGGTGATGCTTTCGGTGGGCATTTATGGGCCGAAAACCCGTGGTATGGATTTGGAGAATATTTGA
- a CDS encoding c-type cytochrome, protein MIKSILALFLGTMTFAAVADEAGSDALVKRGEYLARAGDCVACHSTEGGKPFAGGLPMATPIGTIYSTNITPDKANGIGDYSYDDFQKAVRHGVAKNGDTLYPAMPYPSYAVVSDDDMKALYAYFMHGVQPVAQANKESDIPWPLSMRWPLAIWRGIFAPDVKAFQPAAQEDPQLARGRYLVEGLGHCGACHTPRSITMQEKALNNGEGNNYLSGSSAPIDGWTASNLRGDNRDGLGRWSEDDLKQFLRFGRNDHTAVFGGMTDVVQHSLQYLSDDDISAIAKYLKSLGAKDPNQAVFKQDDAVSQALWKGDDSQPGASTYVDSCAACHKTDGSGYQRFYPALRGNPVVMADDPTSLIHIVLVGGTLPGVKGAPTAITMPAFGWRLNDQQVADVVNFIRGSWGNGVKSSVSAKDVAELRKDETVQPKQGNADIKVLEGQ, encoded by the coding sequence ATGATCAAAAGCATTTTAGCCCTGTTTCTGGGCACGATGACGTTCGCCGCAGTGGCGGACGAAGCAGGTTCGGACGCGCTGGTGAAGCGCGGTGAGTATCTGGCGCGCGCAGGCGACTGCGTGGCCTGTCACAGCACCGAAGGCGGTAAACCCTTTGCCGGTGGACTGCCGATGGCGACGCCGATCGGCACCATCTACTCCACCAACATCACGCCGGACAAAGCCAACGGGATTGGTGATTACAGCTATGACGACTTCCAGAAAGCGGTGCGTCACGGCGTAGCGAAAAACGGCGACACGCTCTATCCGGCGATGCCCTATCCGTCTTACGCGGTGGTCAGCGATGACGACATGAAGGCGCTCTACGCCTACTTCATGCACGGCGTGCAGCCGGTGGCGCAGGCGAACAAAGAGAGCGACATTCCGTGGCCGCTGTCAATGCGTTGGCCGTTAGCCATCTGGCGCGGCATCTTTGCGCCGGACGTGAAAGCGTTCCAGCCGGCGGCACAGGAAGATCCGCAATTGGCACGCGGTCGCTATCTGGTGGAAGGTCTCGGCCACTGTGGTGCTTGCCATACGCCGCGTAGCATCACCATGCAGGAAAAAGCGCTCAACAACGGCGAAGGCAACAACTATCTTTCCGGCAGCAGCGCGCCGATTGATGGCTGGACCGCCAGCAACCTGCGTGGCGACAACCGCGATGGTTTAGGCCGCTGGAGCGAAGACGATCTCAAGCAGTTCCTGCGCTTTGGCCGCAACGATCACACCGCCGTGTTTGGTGGCATGACCGATGTGGTGCAGCACAGCCTGCAGTATCTGAGCGATGACGATATCAGCGCGATTGCTAAGTATCTGAAATCCCTTGGCGCGAAAGATCCGAATCAGGCGGTGTTTAAGCAGGATGATGCGGTGTCTCAGGCGTTGTGGAAAGGTGACGACAGCCAGCCTGGCGCATCGACCTATGTCGATAGCTGTGCGGCGTGCCACAAAACCGACGGCAGCGGCTATCAGCGCTTCTATCCCGCGCTGCGCGGTAATCCGGTGGTGATGGCGGACGATCCGACCTCGCTGATTCACATCGTATTGGTTGGCGGCACTTTACCTGGCGTGAAAGGCGCACCCACGGCGATCACCATGCCGGCGTTCGGCTGGCGCCTGAACGATCAGCAGGTGGCGGATGTGGTGAACTTTATCCGTGGCAGCTGGGGCAATGGCGTGAAGTCGAGCGTGTCGGCGAAAGATGTGGCCGAACTGCGTAAAGACGAAACCGTGCAGCCGAAGCAGGGTAATGCAGATATTAAGGTGTTGGAAGGGCAGTAA
- a CDS encoding M20 family metallopeptidase: MSHSEFIDHYINQNQPRFTALSDAIWDVPETRFEETKSSALLADALEQEGFRVKRGVGNIDTAFIASIGSGKPVIAILGEFDALAGLSQQSGCAMPQPLVENGNGHGCGHNLLGTAGLAAAFAIKAWWAEHGQRGTLRFYGCPGEEGGSGKTFMVREGLFDDVDAAVTWHPEGFSGMFNLSTLANIQAAFRFKGVAAHAANSPHLGRSALDAVTLMNTGANFLREHIVQEARLHYAVTNAGGVSPNVVQADAEVLYLIRAPQLDQAQDIYQRVINIAKGAALMTDTQMTVRFDKACSNYVPNRALESVMERYLHQFGLPDYSEAEQAFAAEMRSTLSKDNLRNARLNAARTGGEAGVAWSEALGDKILMDEVAPYAVTREILYGSTDVGDVSWVTPTAQCFAPCFAFGTPLHTWQLVAQGRTSIAHKGMCLAAKVMAATALTLLQDDEALARCRDEFQRVRREQPYVCPIPADVTPSKLK; this comes from the coding sequence ATGAGCCACAGCGAATTTATCGATCACTACATCAACCAAAACCAGCCGCGTTTTACCGCCCTCAGCGATGCCATCTGGGACGTACCGGAAACCCGCTTTGAAGAGACAAAGTCTTCCGCGTTGCTGGCCGATGCGCTGGAGCAGGAAGGATTTCGCGTTAAGCGCGGCGTCGGCAACATCGACACCGCGTTTATCGCCAGCATTGGCAGCGGCAAACCGGTGATCGCCATTCTCGGCGAGTTCGATGCGCTGGCGGGTTTGAGTCAGCAATCAGGTTGCGCCATGCCGCAGCCGCTGGTGGAAAACGGCAACGGCCACGGCTGCGGCCACAATCTGCTCGGCACCGCCGGTTTGGCTGCCGCTTTCGCCATCAAAGCCTGGTGGGCCGAGCACGGCCAGCGCGGCACGCTGCGCTTCTACGGCTGTCCGGGTGAAGAAGGCGGTTCCGGCAAAACCTTTATGGTGCGCGAAGGCTTGTTCGACGATGTTGATGCGGCCGTGACCTGGCATCCCGAAGGTTTCAGCGGCATGTTCAACCTCAGCACGCTGGCCAATATTCAGGCCGCCTTCCGCTTCAAAGGCGTGGCGGCGCACGCGGCCAACTCACCGCACTTAGGACGCAGCGCGCTGGATGCGGTGACGCTGATGAACACCGGCGCCAACTTCCTGCGCGAGCACATCGTGCAGGAAGCGCGTCTGCACTACGCAGTGACCAATGCCGGCGGCGTCTCCCCCAATGTGGTGCAAGCCGACGCCGAAGTGCTGTATCTGATTCGCGCGCCGCAGCTCGATCAGGCGCAGGATATCTATCAGCGCGTCATCAACATCGCTAAAGGCGCGGCCCTGATGACAGACACGCAGATGACGGTGCGCTTTGATAAAGCCTGCTCCAATTACGTGCCGAATCGCGCGTTGGAAAGCGTGATGGAGCGCTATTTGCATCAGTTTGGTTTGCCTGATTACAGTGAAGCGGAACAGGCGTTTGCCGCCGAGATGCGATCCACGCTAAGCAAAGACAATCTGCGCAACGCGCGTCTCAATGCAGCGCGCACCGGCGGTGAAGCGGGCGTTGCCTGGAGTGAAGCGCTCGGCGACAAGATTTTGATGGATGAAGTGGCGCCTTATGCGGTGACGCGCGAGATCCTTTACGGTTCAACCGACGTCGGCGATGTGAGTTGGGTGACGCCCACCGCGCAGTGTTTTGCGCCCTGCTTCGCCTTCGGCACGCCGCTGCACACCTGGCAGCTGGTGGCGCAGGGCCGCACGTCCATTGCGCACAAAGGCATGTGTCTGGCCGCCAAAGTGATGGCCGCCACCGCGCTGACCTTGTTGCAGGATGACGAGGCGCTGGCGCGCTGCCGCGATGAGTTCCAGCGCGTGCGCCGCGAGCAGCCTTACGTCTGCCCGATTCCAGCGGATGTCACACCGTCGAAGTTGAAGTAA